One genomic segment of Drosophila melanogaster chromosome 3R includes these proteins:
- the NPFR gene encoding neuropeptide F receptor, isoform D, with product MIISMNQTEPAQLADGEHLSGYASSSNSVRYLDDRHPLDYLDLGTVHALNTTAINTSDLNETGSRPLDPVLIDRFLSNRAVDSPWYHMLISMYGVLIVFGALGNTLVVIAVIRKPIMRTARNLFILNLAISDLLLCLVTMPLTLMEILSKYWPYGSCSILCKTIAMLQALCIFVSTISITAIAFDRYQVIVYPTRDSLQFVGAVTILAGIWALALLLASPLFVYKELINTDTPALLQQIGLQDTIPYCIEDWPSRNGRFYYSIFSLCVQYLVPILIVSVAYFGIYNKLKSRITVVAVQASSAQRKVERGRRMKRTNCLLISIAIIFGVSWLPLNFFNLYADMERSPVTQSMLVRYAICHMIGMSSACSNPLLYGWLNDNFRKEFQELLCRCSDTNVALNGHTTGCNVQAAARRRRKLGAELSKGELKLLGPGGAQSGTAGGEGGLAATDFMTGHHEGGLRSAITESVALTDHNPVPSEVTKLMPRLEQY from the exons ATAATCAGCATGAATCAGACGGAGCCCGCCCAGCTGGCAGATGGGGAGCATCTGAGTGGAtacgccagcagcagcaacagcgtgCGCTATCTGGACGACCGGCATCCGCTGGACTACCTTGACCTGGGCACGGTGCACGCCCTCAACACCACTGCCATCAACACCTCGGATCTGAATGAGACTGGGAGCAGGCCGCTGGACCCGGTGCTTATCGATAGGTTCCTGAGCAACAGGGCGGTGGACAGCCCCTGGTACCACATGCTCATCAGCATGTACGGCGTGCTAATCGTCTTCGGCGCCCTAGGCAACACCCTGGTTGTTATAGCCGTCATCCGGAAGCCCATCATGCGCACTGCTCGCAATCTGTTCATCCTCAACCTGGCCATATCGG ACCTACTTTTATGCCTAGTCACCATGCCGCTGACCTTGATGGAGATCCTGTCCAAGTACTGGCCCTACGGCTCCTGCTCCATCCTGTGCAAAACGATTGCCATGCTGCAGGCACTTTGTATTTTCGTGTCGACAATATCCATAACGGCCATTGCCTTCGACAGATATCAG GTGATCGTGTACCCCACGCGGGACAGCCTGCAGTTCGTGGGCGCGGTGACGATCCTGGCGGGGATCTGGGCACTGGCACTGCTGCTGGCCTCGCCGCTGTTCGTCTACAAGGAGCTGATCAACACAGACACGCCGGCACTCCTGCAGCAGATCGGCCTGCAGGACACGATCCCGTACTGCATTGAGGACTGGCCAAGTCGCAACGGGCGCTTCTACTACTCGATCTTCTCGCTGTGCGTACAATACCTGGTGCCCATCCTGATCGTCTCGGTGGCATACTTCGGGATCTACAACAAGCTGAAGAGCCGCATCACCGTGGTGGCTGTGCAGGCGTCCTCCGCTCAGCGGAAGGTGGAGCGGGGGCGGCGGATGAAGCGCACCAACTGCCTACTGATCAGCATCGCCATCATCTTTGGCGTTTCTTGGCTGCCGCTGAACTTTTTCAACCTGTACGCGGACATGGAGCGCTCGCCGGTCACTCAGAGCATGCTAGTCCGCTACGCCATCTGCCACATGATCGGCATGAGCTCCGCCTGCTCCAACCCGTTGCTCTACGGCTGGCTCAACGACAACTTCCGTAAAGAATTTCAAGAACTGCTCTGCCGTTGCTCAGACACTAATGTTGCTCTTAACGGTCACACGACAGGCTGCAACGTCCAGGCGGCGGCGCGCAGGCGTCGCAAGTTGGGCGCCGAACTCTCCAAAGGCGAACTCAAGCTGCTGGGGCCAGGCGGCGCCCAGAGCGGTACCGCCGGCGGGGAAGGCGGTCTGGCGGCCACCGACTTCATGACCGGCCACCACGAGGGCGGACTGCGCAGCGCCATAACCGAGTCGGTGGCCCTCACGGACCACAACCCCGTGCCCTCGGAGGTCACCAAGCTGATGCCGCG TTTGGAACAGTACTAA
- the NPFR gene encoding neuropeptide F receptor, isoform A, with protein MIISMNQTEPAQLADGEHLSGYASSSNSVRYLDDRHPLDYLDLGTVHALNTTAINTSDLNETGSRPLDPVLIDRFLSNRAVDSPWYHMLISMYGVLIVFGALGNTLVVIAVIRKPIMRTARNLFILNLAISDLLLCLVTMPLTLMEILSKYWPYGSCSILCKTIAMLQALCIFVSTISITAIAFDRYQVIVYPTRDSLQFVGAVTILAGIWALALLLASPLFVYKELINTDTPALLQQIGLQDTIPYCIEDWPSRNGRFYYSIFSLCVQYLVPILIVSVAYFGIYNKLKSRITVVAVQASSAQRKVERGRRMKRTNCLLISIAIIFGVSWLPLNFFNLYADMERSPVTQSMLVRYAICHMIGMSSACSNPLLYGWLNDNFRKEFQELLCRCSDTNVALNGHTTGCNVQAAARRRRKLGAELSKGELKLLGPGGAQSGTAGGEGGLAATDFMTGHHEGGLRSAITESVALTDHNPVPSEVTKLMPR; from the exons ATAATCAGCATGAATCAGACGGAGCCCGCCCAGCTGGCAGATGGGGAGCATCTGAGTGGAtacgccagcagcagcaacagcgtgCGCTATCTGGACGACCGGCATCCGCTGGACTACCTTGACCTGGGCACGGTGCACGCCCTCAACACCACTGCCATCAACACCTCGGATCTGAATGAGACTGGGAGCAGGCCGCTGGACCCGGTGCTTATCGATAGGTTCCTGAGCAACAGGGCGGTGGACAGCCCCTGGTACCACATGCTCATCAGCATGTACGGCGTGCTAATCGTCTTCGGCGCCCTAGGCAACACCCTGGTTGTTATAGCCGTCATCCGGAAGCCCATCATGCGCACTGCTCGCAATCTGTTCATCCTCAACCTGGCCATATCGG ACCTACTTTTATGCCTAGTCACCATGCCGCTGACCTTGATGGAGATCCTGTCCAAGTACTGGCCCTACGGCTCCTGCTCCATCCTGTGCAAAACGATTGCCATGCTGCAGGCACTTTGTATTTTCGTGTCGACAATATCCATAACGGCCATTGCCTTCGACAGATATCAG GTGATCGTGTACCCCACGCGGGACAGCCTGCAGTTCGTGGGCGCGGTGACGATCCTGGCGGGGATCTGGGCACTGGCACTGCTGCTGGCCTCGCCGCTGTTCGTCTACAAGGAGCTGATCAACACAGACACGCCGGCACTCCTGCAGCAGATCGGCCTGCAGGACACGATCCCGTACTGCATTGAGGACTGGCCAAGTCGCAACGGGCGCTTCTACTACTCGATCTTCTCGCTGTGCGTACAATACCTGGTGCCCATCCTGATCGTCTCGGTGGCATACTTCGGGATCTACAACAAGCTGAAGAGCCGCATCACCGTGGTGGCTGTGCAGGCGTCCTCCGCTCAGCGGAAGGTGGAGCGGGGGCGGCGGATGAAGCGCACCAACTGCCTACTGATCAGCATCGCCATCATCTTTGGCGTTTCTTGGCTGCCGCTGAACTTTTTCAACCTGTACGCGGACATGGAGCGCTCGCCGGTCACTCAGAGCATGCTAGTCCGCTACGCCATCTGCCACATGATCGGCATGAGCTCCGCCTGCTCCAACCCGTTGCTCTACGGCTGGCTCAACGACAACTTCCGTAAAGAATTTCAAGAACTGCTCTGCCGTTGCTCAGACACTAATGTTGCTCTTAACGGTCACACGACAGGCTGCAACGTCCAGGCGGCGGCGCGCAGGCGTCGCAAGTTGGGCGCCGAACTCTCCAAAGGCGAACTCAAGCTGCTGGGGCCAGGCGGCGCCCAGAGCGGTACCGCCGGCGGGGAAGGCGGTCTGGCGGCCACCGACTTCATGACCGGCCACCACGAGGGCGGACTGCGCAGCGCCATAACCGAGTCGGTGGCCCTCACGGACCACAACCCCGTGCCCTCGGAGGTCACCAAGCTGATGCCGCGGTAA
- the NPFR gene encoding neuropeptide F receptor, isoform C, which translates to MIISMNQTEPAQLADGEHLSGYASSSNSVRYLDDRHPLDYLDLGTVHALNTTAINTSDLNETGSRPLDPVLIDRFLSNRAVDSPWYHMLISMYGVLIVFGALGNTLVVIAVIRKPIMRTARNLFILNLAISDLLLCLVTMPLTLMEILSKYWPYGSCSILCKTIAMLQALCIFVSTISITAIAFDRYQVIVYPTRDSLQFVGAVTILAGIWALALLLASPLFVYKELINTDTPALLQQIGLQDTIPYCIEDWPSRNGRFYYSIFSLCVQYLVPILIVSVAYFGIYNKLKSRITVVAVQASSAQRKVERGRRMKRTNCLLISIAIIFGVSWLPLNFFNLYADMERSPVTQSMLVRYAICHMIGMSSACSNPLLYGWLNDNFRCNVQAAARRRRKLGAELSKGELKLLGPGGAQSGTAGGEGGLAATDFMTGHHEGGLRSAITESVALTDHNPVPSEVTKLMPR; encoded by the exons ATAATCAGCATGAATCAGACGGAGCCCGCCCAGCTGGCAGATGGGGAGCATCTGAGTGGAtacgccagcagcagcaacagcgtgCGCTATCTGGACGACCGGCATCCGCTGGACTACCTTGACCTGGGCACGGTGCACGCCCTCAACACCACTGCCATCAACACCTCGGATCTGAATGAGACTGGGAGCAGGCCGCTGGACCCGGTGCTTATCGATAGGTTCCTGAGCAACAGGGCGGTGGACAGCCCCTGGTACCACATGCTCATCAGCATGTACGGCGTGCTAATCGTCTTCGGCGCCCTAGGCAACACCCTGGTTGTTATAGCCGTCATCCGGAAGCCCATCATGCGCACTGCTCGCAATCTGTTCATCCTCAACCTGGCCATATCGG ACCTACTTTTATGCCTAGTCACCATGCCGCTGACCTTGATGGAGATCCTGTCCAAGTACTGGCCCTACGGCTCCTGCTCCATCCTGTGCAAAACGATTGCCATGCTGCAGGCACTTTGTATTTTCGTGTCGACAATATCCATAACGGCCATTGCCTTCGACAGATATCAG GTGATCGTGTACCCCACGCGGGACAGCCTGCAGTTCGTGGGCGCGGTGACGATCCTGGCGGGGATCTGGGCACTGGCACTGCTGCTGGCCTCGCCGCTGTTCGTCTACAAGGAGCTGATCAACACAGACACGCCGGCACTCCTGCAGCAGATCGGCCTGCAGGACACGATCCCGTACTGCATTGAGGACTGGCCAAGTCGCAACGGGCGCTTCTACTACTCGATCTTCTCGCTGTGCGTACAATACCTGGTGCCCATCCTGATCGTCTCGGTGGCATACTTCGGGATCTACAACAAGCTGAAGAGCCGCATCACCGTGGTGGCTGTGCAGGCGTCCTCCGCTCAGCGGAAGGTGGAGCGGGGGCGGCGGATGAAGCGCACCAACTGCCTACTGATCAGCATCGCCATCATCTTTGGCGTTTCTTGGCTGCCGCTGAACTTTTTCAACCTGTACGCGGACATGGAGCGCTCGCCGGTCACTCAGAGCATGCTAGTCCGCTACGCCATCTGCCACATGATCGGCATGAGCTCCGCCTGCTCCAACCCGTTGCTCTACGGCTGGCTCAACGACAACTTCC GCTGCAACGTCCAGGCGGCGGCGCGCAGGCGTCGCAAGTTGGGCGCCGAACTCTCCAAAGGCGAACTCAAGCTGCTGGGGCCAGGCGGCGCCCAGAGCGGTACCGCCGGCGGGGAAGGCGGTCTGGCGGCCACCGACTTCATGACCGGCCACCACGAGGGCGGACTGCGCAGCGCCATAACCGAGTCGGTGGCCCTCACGGACCACAACCCCGTGCCCTCGGAGGTCACCAAGCTGATGCCGCGGTAA
- the NPFR gene encoding neuropeptide F receptor, isoform B, whose translation MIISMNQTEPAQLADGEHLSGYASSSNSVRYLDDRHPLDYLDLGTVHALNTTAINTSDLNETGSRPLDPVLIDRFLSNRAVDSPWYHMLISMYGVLIVFGALGNTLVVIAVIRKPIMRTARNLFILNLAISDLLLCLVTMPLTLMEILSKYWPYGSCSILCKTIAMLQALCIFVSTISITAIAFDRYQVIVYPTRDSLQFVGAVTILAGIWALALLLASPLFVYKELINTDTPALLQQIGLQDTIPYCIEDWPSRNGRFYYSIFSLCVQYLVPILIVSVAYFGIYNKLKSRITVVAVQASSAQRKVERGRRMKRTNCLLISIAIIFGVSWLPLNFFNLYADMERSPVTQSMLVRYAICHMIGMSSACSNPLLYGWLNDNFRCNVQAAARRRRKLGAELSKGELKLLGPGGAQSGTAGGEGGLAATDFMTGHHEGGLRSAITESVALTDHNPVPSEVTKLMPRLEQY comes from the exons ATAATCAGCATGAATCAGACGGAGCCCGCCCAGCTGGCAGATGGGGAGCATCTGAGTGGAtacgccagcagcagcaacagcgtgCGCTATCTGGACGACCGGCATCCGCTGGACTACCTTGACCTGGGCACGGTGCACGCCCTCAACACCACTGCCATCAACACCTCGGATCTGAATGAGACTGGGAGCAGGCCGCTGGACCCGGTGCTTATCGATAGGTTCCTGAGCAACAGGGCGGTGGACAGCCCCTGGTACCACATGCTCATCAGCATGTACGGCGTGCTAATCGTCTTCGGCGCCCTAGGCAACACCCTGGTTGTTATAGCCGTCATCCGGAAGCCCATCATGCGCACTGCTCGCAATCTGTTCATCCTCAACCTGGCCATATCGG ACCTACTTTTATGCCTAGTCACCATGCCGCTGACCTTGATGGAGATCCTGTCCAAGTACTGGCCCTACGGCTCCTGCTCCATCCTGTGCAAAACGATTGCCATGCTGCAGGCACTTTGTATTTTCGTGTCGACAATATCCATAACGGCCATTGCCTTCGACAGATATCAG GTGATCGTGTACCCCACGCGGGACAGCCTGCAGTTCGTGGGCGCGGTGACGATCCTGGCGGGGATCTGGGCACTGGCACTGCTGCTGGCCTCGCCGCTGTTCGTCTACAAGGAGCTGATCAACACAGACACGCCGGCACTCCTGCAGCAGATCGGCCTGCAGGACACGATCCCGTACTGCATTGAGGACTGGCCAAGTCGCAACGGGCGCTTCTACTACTCGATCTTCTCGCTGTGCGTACAATACCTGGTGCCCATCCTGATCGTCTCGGTGGCATACTTCGGGATCTACAACAAGCTGAAGAGCCGCATCACCGTGGTGGCTGTGCAGGCGTCCTCCGCTCAGCGGAAGGTGGAGCGGGGGCGGCGGATGAAGCGCACCAACTGCCTACTGATCAGCATCGCCATCATCTTTGGCGTTTCTTGGCTGCCGCTGAACTTTTTCAACCTGTACGCGGACATGGAGCGCTCGCCGGTCACTCAGAGCATGCTAGTCCGCTACGCCATCTGCCACATGATCGGCATGAGCTCCGCCTGCTCCAACCCGTTGCTCTACGGCTGGCTCAACGACAACTTCC GCTGCAACGTCCAGGCGGCGGCGCGCAGGCGTCGCAAGTTGGGCGCCGAACTCTCCAAAGGCGAACTCAAGCTGCTGGGGCCAGGCGGCGCCCAGAGCGGTACCGCCGGCGGGGAAGGCGGTCTGGCGGCCACCGACTTCATGACCGGCCACCACGAGGGCGGACTGCGCAGCGCCATAACCGAGTCGGTGGCCCTCACGGACCACAACCCCGTGCCCTCGGAGGTCACCAAGCTGATGCCGCG TTTGGAACAGTACTAA